The window ACCGTCGGACGAAGTCGTCAGAGCGGACATGGTGGGGAACTTCCTTTCGGTTCAACCAGGTTCAGCGGGGCCCGGCCGTGCCGGACCGGGGACGGGAGTGCTCTTCAGCGGACACCGGCGTCGACACCGACACCGGCCTCGGCTTCGGCATCGGCATCGGCCACGGCATCGGCGGTTCGCGTCGCACGGATCAGCCACACCGTGGCCGCCAGGCACACCGCCGAGACCGCGCACAGCAGGAGGGGCACCGCACGGACGCCGGACCATTCGATGGCCTTGCCGAGCGCGGGTCCGGCCGCGACTCCGCCGACCATGGACGCGGCGATGACCACCGCTCCGGCTCTACGGGCCCGCGGGGCGGCCCTGTTGAGCCAGGGCAGCCCGGTGGGGAAGATCGGTGCGATGAACAGCCCGACACCTGCGTACGCGTAGGGGGCGAGCCCCGGTACGGCGGCCAGCAGCAGGCAGACCGTCATGCCGGCGCACGAGACGGTGATGATGGCCTGGGCGGAGTAGCGCAGTGCGATCGGTGCCACGAGAAAGCGGCCCACGGTCATCATCAGCCAGTACACGGAGGTGGCGGTGGCGGCGACCCCGGCGCCGTAGCCGACCGTCTCCAGATGGGTGGGCTCCCAGCCGCCGACGCCCGCCTCGATACCGACGTGCAGGACGTAGAGGGTGACGAAGACGGCGAGTACGGACCCGAGGCTGCGGCCGAGCACCTGCCGTCCGCCCCGCTCCTGCGCCGGCTCGCCGGTGGCGGGATGTGGCACATGGTCGCGTACGCCCTTGAGGCAGAGCAGCAGCGGCAGGTTGGCGGCGGCGAAGACGAGGAAGACCGCCGGATAGTGCTCGGAGCCGACGAGGCCGATCAGGGCCGGGCCGAGGATCGCGCCGATGCCGAAGTGCGCGTTGAGGATGTTGAGCATGGCGGTCGAGCGATGGCCGAAGCCGACGGCGAACAGCTGGTTGAGCCCGTAGTCGATGCCGCCGAAGCCCAGCCCGGCGAGCAGGGCCGCGGCCAGCGCGAGGGGCCAGTTCGGCGCCAGCGCGAAGCCCGCCGCGCCGACGGCCATCAGCAGATACGACGCTCCGAGGATCTGCCGGTTGCCGAGCCGCCCGTACAGCCGGTCGAAGAGGAGGACCCCCGCGACCCCGCCGACGAAGTGGGCGCTCAGCCCCAGCCCGGCCGCCGAGGGCGAGAGCCCGAACTCCTCGCGGAAGGCGGGGATCGCGGGACCGTACAGGGCCTGGAGCGCACCGATGAGGACGAAGCCGACGCAGGAGGCGACGACGGCCGCCCGGCTGAACACGGCTTTTTCCGGGGCCACTTGGGCATGATTCGGGACGCTCGCGACCGGTTGCGCGGTCGTCGGGCCTGTCACGTGGTCACTCACGCGGGACTCCAGTGGACGGCCCACGCTCCCGTGGGCGACT is drawn from Streptomyces liliifuscus and contains these coding sequences:
- a CDS encoding MFS transporter — its product is MAPEKAVFSRAAVVASCVGFVLIGALQALYGPAIPAFREEFGLSPSAAGLGLSAHFVGGVAGVLLFDRLYGRLGNRQILGASYLLMAVGAAGFALAPNWPLALAAALLAGLGFGGIDYGLNQLFAVGFGHRSTAMLNILNAHFGIGAILGPALIGLVGSEHYPAVFLVFAAANLPLLLCLKGVRDHVPHPATGEPAQERGGRQVLGRSLGSVLAVFVTLYVLHVGIEAGVGGWEPTHLETVGYGAGVAATATSVYWLMMTVGRFLVAPIALRYSAQAIITVSCAGMTVCLLLAAVPGLAPYAYAGVGLFIAPIFPTGLPWLNRAAPRARRAGAVVIAASMVGGVAAGPALGKAIEWSGVRAVPLLLCAVSAVCLAATVWLIRATRTADAVADADAEAEAGVGVDAGVR